A region from the Microcoleus sp. FACHB-672 genome encodes:
- a CDS encoding PilN domain-containing protein, with protein sequence MYSLDINFLNDRPDYVTQKTKRKGGKIQVADRTALIAGVATGVFFPALVMGFWFVAQSNNQKLQEQLTTLEGQAGQLASKDSEYRAIRAQADQVKAETDGLALLFNTSLKPVSAILQDIRDRVPANVQIDNVEQTVVVAPPVPGAPPPAAAPPPPAAGAPPAAGAPPAAGAPPAALPPAVSPWQQFTQKLVIEGTAKSFDEVNDFMLGLQDSKFLNASEVKLVESTLADNPLQTRTVLPQNKNKKPDDPSNEGQPPEILLPKVVDYKIEAGVSNANASEVVRELNRKGAIGLATRIEQLQNKEVIKP encoded by the coding sequence ATGTATAGCCTTGATATTAATTTTCTCAATGACCGGCCTGATTATGTCACCCAAAAAACCAAACGCAAGGGTGGCAAAATTCAGGTTGCGGATAGGACTGCGTTAATTGCGGGAGTGGCGACAGGTGTCTTTTTTCCGGCTTTGGTGATGGGTTTTTGGTTCGTTGCCCAATCGAACAATCAAAAACTGCAGGAGCAATTGACAACATTGGAAGGGCAAGCCGGCCAATTGGCTAGCAAAGATAGCGAGTATAGAGCCATTAGAGCGCAAGCCGATCAAGTGAAGGCAGAGACGGATGGATTGGCGCTGCTTTTTAATACTTCGCTCAAGCCTGTGTCAGCGATTTTACAAGATATTCGAGACCGGGTGCCGGCAAACGTTCAAATTGATAACGTTGAGCAAACTGTAGTAGTAGCACCCCCGGTTCCAGGCGCACCCCCGCCAGCAGCAGCACCCCCGCCACCGGCAGCTGGTGCACCTCCAGCAGCCGGTGCGCCTCCAGCAGCCGGTGCCCCCCCAGCAGCACTGCCACCCGCAGTATCCCCGTGGCAACAGTTCACCCAAAAACTCGTGATCGAGGGCACAGCAAAATCGTTTGACGAAGTGAATGATTTTATGCTAGGTCTCCAGGATTCTAAATTCTTGAATGCGTCAGAAGTTAAGCTCGTTGAATCGACCTTGGCAGACAACCCTCTGCAAACAAGAACTGTCCTGCCTCAGAACAAAAATAAGAAGCCAGATGACCCTTCAAATGAAGGACAACCTCCGGAAATACTACTGCCAAAAGTGGTGGATTACAAAATTGAAGCCGGTGTTAGTAACGCAAATGCTTCCGAGGTGGTTCGTGAGCTAAATCGGAAGGGTGCAATTGGACTGGCAACTCGGATCGAACAACTGCAAAACAAGGAGGTCATTAAACCATGA
- a CDS encoding type 4a pilus biogenesis protein PilO — MTVSEEWGPGEEEQEAGGLFGIKFTPTIIGVLAAVAGVAAAVGLYMYVLQPEWTKQEELKGKISAKESEIQQLKVGAAKIEEAKVELQREKQLKAEVEALFGDQTKLDTLLLDINKIVKQGGARIQLFKPDDEIITQTLYPKDKPPLPNLAQFKAVPLRLELAGTFAQTQSIIRNIERLEPLLVMGAFSSKIDEQTMRLVVDEQGKVRGLTEPALDTTLKMTAIVPKSAKEIAGATSATPPAK; from the coding sequence ATGACAGTTAGTGAAGAGTGGGGTCCGGGCGAAGAAGAACAGGAAGCTGGTGGCCTATTTGGCATTAAATTTACGCCAACGATTATTGGCGTTTTGGCCGCCGTTGCCGGTGTGGCAGCAGCAGTTGGTCTGTATATGTACGTGCTGCAACCTGAGTGGACAAAGCAGGAAGAACTTAAAGGCAAGATTAGCGCCAAAGAAAGTGAAATTCAACAGTTAAAAGTTGGTGCGGCAAAAATTGAAGAAGCCAAAGTTGAATTACAAAGAGAAAAACAGCTAAAAGCTGAGGTAGAAGCGTTGTTTGGAGATCAAACAAAGCTAGATACTTTACTGTTGGATATCAACAAAATTGTCAAACAGGGCGGAGCCAGGATTCAACTGTTTAAACCAGATGATGAAATAATCACTCAGACCCTGTATCCAAAAGATAAACCACCCCTTCCAAATCTAGCTCAGTTTAAAGCTGTGCCACTGAGATTGGAGCTAGCGGGGACATTTGCTCAAACACAATCAATTATTCGTAACATTGAGCGGTTAGAGCCACTGCTAGTGATGGGAGCATTCAGCTCGAAAATAGATGAACAAACGATGCGACTTGTGGTAGACGAACAAGGCAAAGTGCGCGGCCTAACTGAACCGGCTCTTGACACCACTTTGAAGATGACGGCTATTGTGCCTAAATCAGCGAAAGAAATTGCCGGCGCAACATCGGCAACCCCACCAGCCAAGTAA
- a CDS encoding AMIN domain-containing protein: MKQDRGIGGLLLGGAVVLMGQAPVWAQATQVTGVQVRQSNQGIEVFLETRSGERPQIFTVSRGNDLVADVINTQLRLPQGNVFRQDNPYPGIASVVVTQLDANSVRVIVAGTTGTPSGQIAGRDSQGILFSFTPGAGAAAGRPSQNVPPPPPGLPSINPGPMAQTPPGPAPNVLVPNPEVTINGVPATPPMTNVPPAAAGPSAAPPFLPRAVAPPVGDIAAATTDSAASTIDLGSNQRVPRLVLKDAPVREVLSLLAREAGLNLAFTAEVPGGPATGQPAGQPAAPGGQAAAGAGIPTISLDIENESVQDIFNYVLRLSGLQANRIGRTIFVGSRLPNELSDVVIRTYRLNQVTARQASGFLASMGAESAVTSTQEVTQVTAVPIQGTDQAITRTNTTTQTTIDTLRFNPQDSQAVLRGLQVLVDTRLNSVTLVGPRRLVEMASSQLVQLDLRRRQVAVNVKIIDVNLSSVENFNSSFSFGIGDTFFVNDNGAAAVNFGGINPPRGATITDSITNPPIVPNPLREEAPFFDTRGTINVPFTGNPNGVSLDPRPPVSRDPLDVGLRDYTPATRDAQGNVTAAGSATFSLFPFIQYPKRFLSLLQAQVVSGNAKILTDPTLVVQEGETATVNLTQDVISNIEIEREASEGLTTSTTTAELAKAGLILGIRIDRIDDNGFITLNVTPKVTSVGAQQEFEDTTISLLAERSLSSGAIRLRDGQTLILSGIIQEQDRVTATKIPLLGDLPIIGALFRSTERDNERAEVIVVLTPQIMDDSELSPFGYGYTPGPDVRPLIQRQMLPEGNSR; the protein is encoded by the coding sequence GTGAAACAGGATCGGGGAATCGGCGGCCTCTTGCTCGGAGGAGCAGTGGTATTAATGGGACAAGCGCCAGTGTGGGCGCAAGCTACCCAAGTCACAGGTGTGCAGGTTAGGCAAAGCAATCAGGGAATTGAGGTTTTCTTGGAAACTCGGAGCGGCGAACGCCCTCAGATTTTCACGGTAAGCCGGGGTAACGATCTGGTCGCCGATGTCATCAACACACAGCTTCGCTTACCACAAGGCAATGTTTTTCGTCAAGATAACCCCTATCCTGGCATTGCCTCCGTGGTCGTCACTCAGCTTGATGCCAATAGCGTTCGGGTGATTGTCGCCGGCACGACTGGCACTCCCTCTGGGCAAATTGCTGGTAGAGACAGTCAGGGAATTCTCTTTAGCTTCACGCCGGGAGCCGGCGCAGCAGCAGGACGACCTAGCCAAAATGTGCCACCCCCACCACCGGGTCTGCCCTCTATTAACCCAGGGCCAATGGCTCAAACTCCCCCAGGGCCGGCACCTAATGTTTTGGTTCCCAACCCCGAAGTCACCATTAATGGGGTGCCGGCCACTCCTCCGATGACCAACGTGCCGCCCGCTGCTGCCGGTCCCAGCGCGGCTCCGCCTTTCTTGCCACGGGCAGTTGCACCACCTGTGGGCGATATTGCAGCGGCAACCACTGATTCAGCGGCTTCGACTATCGATTTGGGCAGCAATCAGCGTGTGCCTCGCTTAGTTTTGAAAGACGCGCCGGTTCGCGAGGTGTTGTCACTCTTGGCTAGAGAAGCCGGCTTGAACCTCGCCTTTACTGCAGAAGTCCCAGGTGGGCCGGCTACAGGTCAGCCCGCAGGTCAGCCCGCAGCCCCAGGAGGCCAAGCGGCAGCCGGTGCCGGTATACCGACGATTTCACTGGATATTGAAAATGAGTCGGTGCAAGATATCTTTAACTACGTCCTCCGGCTCAGCGGTTTGCAAGCTAACCGAATTGGACGCACAATTTTCGTCGGCAGCCGGTTGCCCAACGAGCTGAGCGATGTGGTGATTCGTACCTACCGGCTCAACCAAGTGACAGCCCGACAGGCATCTGGCTTTTTGGCGAGTATGGGAGCCGAGAGTGCCGTGACCTCCACTCAAGAAGTGACCCAGGTAACGGCTGTTCCCATCCAAGGAACTGATCAGGCAATTACACGAACGAACACCACAACTCAAACCACCATTGATACCCTCCGGTTTAATCCGCAAGATTCTCAAGCTGTGCTGCGAGGCTTGCAAGTGCTGGTTGATACACGGCTCAATTCCGTCACTTTAGTCGGCCCTCGACGTTTAGTGGAAATGGCGTCCTCTCAATTGGTGCAGCTTGACTTGCGCCGGCGTCAAGTGGCGGTCAATGTCAAAATTATTGATGTTAACCTCTCCTCAGTAGAGAACTTCAACAGCAGTTTTTCTTTTGGAATTGGTGACACTTTCTTTGTCAACGATAACGGGGCTGCAGCCGTCAACTTTGGGGGGATCAACCCACCGCGTGGAGCAACTATCACCGACAGCATAACGAATCCGCCTATTGTTCCCAATCCCCTTAGGGAAGAAGCGCCTTTTTTTGATACACGCGGTACGATTAATGTCCCGTTCACCGGCAATCCTAATGGGGTTTCCCTAGACCCCCGTCCGCCTGTATCGCGAGATCCTCTAGACGTAGGTCTTCGAGATTACACGCCTGCTACAAGGGATGCACAGGGAAATGTTACGGCTGCTGGCTCAGCGACTTTTAGCTTATTTCCTTTTATCCAATACCCCAAAAGGTTTCTATCCCTGCTGCAAGCTCAAGTGGTCAGTGGCAATGCGAAGATACTGACTGACCCGACATTAGTAGTTCAAGAAGGGGAAACCGCTACTGTCAACCTCACTCAAGATGTAATCAGCAACATCGAGATCGAGAGAGAAGCCTCTGAAGGTCTAACAACAAGCACAACGACAGCAGAACTTGCGAAGGCCGGTTTAATTCTCGGTATCAGAATTGACCGCATTGACGATAACGGTTTTATCACGTTAAACGTCACGCCCAAGGTAACATCCGTTGGGGCGCAACAAGAGTTTGAAGACACCACCATTTCTTTACTGGCGGAACGCTCTCTTAGTTCGGGAGCGATTCGGTTGCGAGATGGCCAGACTTTAATCCTCTCCGGTATTATTCAAGAACAAGACCGGGTTACCGCTACAAAAATCCCCCTCTTGGGCGATCTGCCAATTATCGGTGCTTTATTTAGAAGTACTGAGAGAGACAATGAACGGGCTGAGGTGATTGTGGTGCTGACACCGCAGATTATGGATGACTCTGAACTCTCGCCGTTTGGCTATGGCTACACTCCAGGCCCAGATGTGCGTCCGCTGATTCAACGGCAGATGCTCCCTGAGGGCAATTCTCGGTAA
- a CDS encoding HU family DNA-binding protein, whose protein sequence is MNKGELVDVVAEKASVTKKQADAVLTAALEAIMEAVSEGDKVTLVGFGSFESRERKAREGRNPKTGDKMEIPATRVPAFSAGKLFKEKVAPE, encoded by the coding sequence ATGAACAAAGGCGAATTAGTTGACGTTGTGGCTGAAAAAGCCAGTGTGACTAAGAAACAGGCCGATGCTGTACTCACAGCAGCCCTGGAAGCGATTATGGAAGCCGTTTCCGAAGGGGACAAAGTGACATTGGTCGGCTTTGGCTCGTTTGAATCTCGCGAACGCAAAGCCCGCGAAGGTCGCAACCCCAAAACCGGCGACAAAATGGAAATCCCGGCAACGAGGGTGCCTGCCTTCTCTGCCGGCAAGTTGTTCAAGGAGAAGGTTGCGCCCGAATAA
- the cobD gene encoding threonine-phosphate decarboxylase CobD, whose amino-acid sequence MKQPAHGGNLAWAAAIAGCPPSAILDFSASINPLGPPSSAISAIQTHISELRAYPDPDYHELRTALAQMHQLSPEWILPGNGSAELLTLAGRDFSQLAETYLLTPAFGDYRRALNAFDVNVLECPLSFVREQWSFVLSQSQGTQNKGLLLNNPHNPTGTLFQKETILPYLEQFALVVVDEAFMDFLPADRQQSLVPVVRDYPNLVILRSLTKFYSLPGLRLGYAVAHPEHLRKWKFWRDPWPVNVLAAAAGIAMVQDTHFQQKTWDWLPSARTQLFEELAKIPGLQPHAGAANFLLVESEQPTSWLQQTLLKRKQILIRDCLSFPELGERYFRVAVRLESENQRLLEGLAEILSEKDKPEE is encoded by the coding sequence TTGAAGCAACCGGCACATGGGGGGAATTTAGCTTGGGCAGCGGCAATAGCCGGCTGCCCCCCTTCAGCCATTCTTGATTTTTCTGCCAGTATCAATCCCTTGGGTCCTCCCAGTAGCGCAATATCGGCGATTCAAACCCATATCAGCGAGCTGAGAGCTTATCCTGACCCGGATTATCACGAACTACGGACAGCCTTGGCTCAGATGCACCAGCTTAGCCCTGAGTGGATTCTTCCCGGTAATGGCTCGGCAGAGTTATTAACTCTAGCCGGCAGGGATTTCTCGCAACTGGCAGAGACTTATTTGCTCACACCGGCATTTGGTGACTACAGGCGGGCACTCAACGCATTTGATGTGAATGTGCTTGAGTGTCCTTTGTCATTCGTCAGAGAGCAGTGGTCATTTGTTTTGAGTCAATCCCAAGGGACGCAAAACAAAGGACTTTTACTCAATAACCCGCACAACCCCACCGGCACCCTGTTCCAGAAAGAAACGATTCTGCCCTACTTAGAGCAATTTGCTTTGGTGGTGGTGGATGAAGCTTTTATGGATTTTCTGCCGGCAGACCGGCAGCAGAGTTTAGTGCCGGTGGTGCGGGATTATCCCAACTTAGTGATTCTGCGATCACTGACTAAATTCTATAGCCTGCCCGGACTTCGCTTGGGTTATGCAGTAGCGCATCCAGAGCATTTACGCAAGTGGAAGTTTTGGCGAGATCCGTGGCCGGTCAATGTTTTAGCAGCCGCTGCAGGTATAGCTATGGTCCAAGATACCCACTTTCAGCAAAAAACCTGGGATTGGTTGCCATCGGCACGAACCCAACTATTTGAGGAACTGGCAAAAATACCCGGTTTACAACCTCATGCCGGTGCCGCCAACTTCTTACTCGTAGAGTCCGAGCAGCCAACTTCCTGGCTGCAACAAACATTACTCAAGCGCAAACAAATTCTAATCCGCGACTGCCTCAGCTTTCCCGAATTGGGCGAACGTTACTTTCGGGTTGCCGTTCGCTTAGAATCTGAAAACCAACGTTTACTAGAAGGACTAGCAGAAATCCTGTCAGAAAAAGACAAGCCTGAAGAGTGA
- a CDS encoding dihydrolipoyl dehydrogenase family protein has translation MAVDYDLVIIGNTPVGFYAAAKAASLKARVALVAPEPLVNAGTHSKALTQISRIAQQMKGAHQFGIYCDADEQTQAYPQISVKFNEAMQWCVGVVSNLEAQQSPAVLSSLGVDFITGAGQFYPKPHLGFEVKDRRLRARAYLLATGTRSAIPEIDGLEATGYLTAQTISQFANINPQPQSLMVIGANPTAIELAQTFVRLGKTVTLAVRSPYILPQEDSEAAQLIEAQLEAEGVRILTKTEVTQAKSIDGKKWVQAGNQAIEVDEILLAAGEQPNLDSLNLESVGVKWHLRGIELSEKLQTTNPRIFACGYNLAHLGNYEADIALKNALFLPVFKADYGGISSGIFSDPQLARVGISEAQARSLYRKDVLVLRQYLKTVAGAQMQGETTGLCKIIVRGNGEILGASIVAPNADELIYTIALAMRQKIKVEKLKLPAIWPSLSEITGNTAGEWNRQRLSRNERLQDFLEGLFNWRRGRFK, from the coding sequence ATGGCAGTTGACTACGACTTAGTAATCATTGGCAACACTCCTGTTGGCTTTTATGCCGCAGCCAAAGCCGCATCCCTTAAAGCGAGAGTTGCCTTAGTCGCACCCGAACCCTTAGTGAATGCCGGCACACATAGCAAAGCATTAACCCAAATCAGCCGCATCGCTCAGCAAATGAAGGGGGCACATCAATTTGGCATCTACTGCGACGCTGATGAACAGACACAGGCATACCCGCAAATTTCAGTAAAATTTAACGAAGCTATGCAATGGTGTGTCGGCGTTGTTTCTAACTTAGAAGCGCAGCAATCGCCCGCAGTCTTGTCTTCTTTAGGCGTTGATTTCATTACCGGTGCCGGTCAATTTTATCCCAAGCCTCACCTCGGTTTTGAAGTTAAAGATCGACGACTCCGCGCCCGTGCTTACCTACTTGCCACCGGCACTCGATCAGCAATTCCAGAAATTGACGGATTGGAAGCAACCGGCTACCTTACTGCCCAGACAATTAGCCAGTTTGCTAACATCAATCCCCAGCCTCAAAGCTTAATGGTAATTGGTGCTAATCCCACTGCAATCGAACTCGCTCAAACATTTGTGCGATTAGGAAAAACTGTCACCTTAGCAGTCAGAAGCCCTTATATTTTACCCCAAGAAGATTCAGAGGCGGCACAGCTGATCGAGGCACAGCTTGAAGCGGAGGGAGTGCGTATCCTCACGAAAACTGAGGTGACTCAAGCCAAATCCATCGACGGTAAAAAATGGGTTCAAGCCGGCAACCAAGCCATTGAAGTGGATGAAATTTTGCTGGCTGCCGGTGAGCAGCCAAATCTGGACTCGTTAAATTTAGAATCAGTTGGGGTAAAATGGCACCTACGGGGCATTGAGCTGAGCGAAAAACTGCAAACGACGAATCCCCGCATCTTTGCCTGTGGGTACAATCTCGCTCATCTGGGGAATTATGAAGCTGATATTGCGCTAAAGAATGCACTATTTTTGCCGGTTTTTAAGGCAGATTATGGCGGGATTTCTAGCGGAATTTTCAGCGATCCCCAACTAGCGCGGGTTGGAATCTCAGAAGCGCAAGCAAGAAGCCTGTATCGGAAGGATGTTTTGGTGTTGCGGCAGTATTTGAAGACGGTTGCCGGAGCGCAGATGCAGGGAGAAACGACAGGATTGTGTAAAATTATTGTTCGGGGCAATGGCGAGATTCTCGGCGCTTCTATTGTCGCGCCCAATGCCGATGAGCTAATTTATACGATTGCGCTAGCGATGCGACAGAAGATTAAGGTGGAAAAGCTAAAACTGCCGGCAATTTGGCCCAGTTTATCAGAAATTACTGGTAATACGGCTGGGGAGTGGAACCGGCAGCGTCTCAGCCGTAATGAGCGTTTGCAAGATTTTCTGGAAGGTTTGTTTAATTGGCGTCGAGGCCGATTTAAATAG
- the thyX gene encoding FAD-dependent thymidylate synthase — protein MDRFRVEVISKTLNPQQVVYGALHQDYSEGFVFDDRESWPAESKCGELIVKRLLAGERGHFGPIEHVQIVFNCGYFPHSVMQQVRTHRVGISFDVQSNRYTGNRIAQAAQGLKDIEDVFYLRPVGHYLDRQGKRYDYTQEMREKDLSWCIEAAKRYQQLLEQGVSEEHARGIIPFDVRQHFVVSFNARSLMHLLDLRAKPDAQLECQKLCDLIMPHFKEWMPELAEWYEKSRLKKARLAP, from the coding sequence ATGGATCGATTCCGAGTTGAAGTTATTTCTAAAACATTAAATCCCCAACAGGTGGTTTATGGTGCCCTCCATCAAGATTATAGTGAGGGGTTTGTGTTTGACGATCGCGAATCGTGGCCGGCTGAGTCAAAATGTGGCGAACTTATTGTTAAGCGTCTTTTAGCCGGCGAACGTGGGCATTTTGGGCCAATAGAACACGTTCAAATTGTGTTTAATTGTGGCTATTTTCCTCACAGTGTCATGCAGCAGGTACGGACACATCGTGTGGGAATTTCTTTCGATGTTCAATCTAACCGCTACACCGGCAATCGCATTGCTCAAGCTGCTCAAGGTTTAAAAGATATCGAAGATGTGTTTTATTTACGTCCTGTCGGTCATTATCTGGATCGGCAGGGAAAACGTTATGACTACACTCAGGAAATGCGAGAAAAAGACTTATCTTGGTGTATTGAAGCAGCAAAACGCTATCAGCAACTTCTTGAGCAAGGAGTTTCTGAAGAACACGCAAGAGGAATTATTCCTTTTGATGTCCGACAGCATTTTGTGGTATCTTTTAACGCGCGATCTTTAATGCATTTGCTTGACCTAAGAGCTAAACCAGATGCTCAGTTAGAATGTCAAAAACTGTGCGATCTAATTATGCCTCATTTCAAGGAATGGATGCCTGAATTAGCAGAATGGTATGAGAAATCTAGGCTAAAGAAAGCGCGATTAGCTCCTTGA
- the dcd gene encoding dCTP deaminase — translation MIKNDIWIARMAEKGMISPFESKLVRRNEELPVISFGLSSFGYDIRLSPVEFRIFRHIPGTVVDPKNFNPENLEPTKLYTDKNGSYFVLPAHSYGLGVALERLAIPDTITVVCIGKSSYARCGIIANITPAEAAWRGHLTLEFSNSSSADCRIYANEGVVQLLFFEGEPCSISYETRQGKYQDQSEMVTLPRV, via the coding sequence ATGATTAAAAACGATATTTGGATTGCTCGAATGGCAGAGAAAGGCATGATTTCTCCCTTTGAGTCTAAATTAGTTCGACGCAATGAGGAGCTACCCGTTATTTCATTCGGTCTGAGTAGCTTTGGTTATGATATCAGGCTATCTCCCGTTGAATTCCGAATTTTTCGTCACATTCCGGGAACCGTTGTTGATCCTAAAAACTTTAATCCTGAAAATTTAGAACCAACGAAGCTTTATACAGATAAAAACGGCAGCTATTTTGTGCTGCCGGCACACTCTTACGGTTTGGGAGTTGCACTGGAAAGACTAGCAATTCCCGACACTATTACAGTGGTTTGTATCGGTAAAAGCTCTTACGCGCGTTGTGGAATTATCGCAAATATAACGCCGGCAGAAGCAGCATGGCGGGGTCATTTAACCCTAGAGTTTTCTAATTCTTCAAGTGCTGATTGTCGAATTTATGCCAATGAAGGCGTGGTGCAATTGCTATTTTTTGAAGGAGAACCGTGTTCGATCAGCTATGAAACTCGTCAGGGTAAATATCAAGATCAATCCGAGATGGTGACTTTACCCAGAGTTTAA
- a CDS encoding vWA domain-containing protein, translated as MKTQITGLVKHSKIILLAGCISFLMLAACGPMREGPTTSSAPAGSAPPPPPPAQTPVTAQKAAIPTSGTSVGRVRGGSFSPKQNQAQPALVNTENYNRIEDKPFQVVNNSPLSTFSIDVDTASYSNIRRFINQGQLPPPDAVRIEELINYFTYDYPQPKNEQPFSITTEISQAPWNPTHKLVQVGLQGKRISTENLPPSNLVFLVDVSGSMNNQNKLPLLKSALQLLVNELSEKDRVSIVVYAGAAGLVLPPTPGNQKDKILQAIDKLEAGGSTAGGEGIQLAYQVARNSFLKSGNNRIIMASDGDFNVGVSSDAELVRLIEDYRKRDIFLTILGFGMGNLKDSKMEQLANKGNGNYAYIDNLLEAKKVLVTEMGATLLTIAKDVKIQVEFNPAKVQAYRLIGYENRLLQSQDFNDDKKDAGELGAGHSVTALYEIIPTGVKSDIQLPAVDDLRYQQKSNVEPAAYKSDELMLVKLRYKAPKAETSQLISQPLVDRGVKLENASNNLKFSAAVASFGMVLRDSQYKGTANFDQVLSLAKQSKGTDLEGYRTEFIRLVEKSKSLAGK; from the coding sequence ATGAAAACACAAATTACCGGCCTAGTGAAACACTCGAAAATCATATTGCTCGCCGGCTGTATTTCTTTCCTGATGTTAGCAGCCTGTGGCCCAATGAGGGAAGGGCCAACCACCTCAAGTGCGCCTGCCGGCAGTGCACCGCCGCCACCACCTCCCGCACAGACGCCGGTAACCGCACAAAAAGCTGCAATCCCAACATCTGGAACCTCTGTAGGAAGGGTAAGGGGGGGAAGCTTTTCCCCAAAACAAAATCAAGCACAACCGGCACTCGTCAACACAGAAAACTACAACCGCATTGAAGATAAACCATTTCAGGTTGTTAATAATAGCCCACTATCCACATTTTCTATCGATGTAGATACGGCATCCTATAGTAATATTCGACGGTTTATTAATCAAGGTCAACTTCCGCCGCCAGACGCCGTCAGAATTGAAGAATTGATTAATTATTTCACCTACGATTATCCTCAACCTAAAAATGAACAACCCTTTTCTATCACGACAGAAATTTCTCAAGCGCCTTGGAACCCTACCCACAAGCTAGTTCAAGTTGGGTTACAAGGAAAACGCATTTCTACTGAAAATTTACCTCCGAGCAATCTTGTCTTTCTTGTAGATGTTTCTGGCTCAATGAATAACCAGAATAAGCTACCGTTGCTAAAATCAGCTTTGCAGTTGCTGGTTAACGAGCTATCTGAAAAAGACCGCGTTTCAATTGTTGTGTATGCTGGAGCTGCCGGCTTAGTTTTACCTCCAACTCCGGGCAACCAAAAAGACAAGATACTACAGGCAATTGACAAGTTAGAGGCAGGCGGTTCGACTGCCGGCGGCGAAGGCATTCAACTTGCCTATCAAGTTGCCCGAAACAGTTTTCTAAAATCTGGCAATAATCGCATCATCATGGCAAGCGATGGGGATTTTAATGTTGGGGTTTCCAGCGATGCCGAATTAGTGCGTCTGATAGAGGATTATCGGAAGCGAGATATATTTCTGACAATTCTTGGATTTGGCATGGGGAATCTAAAAGACTCTAAGATGGAGCAGTTGGCAAATAAAGGCAATGGAAATTACGCTTATATCGATAACCTTTTAGAAGCCAAAAAAGTTCTGGTTACGGAGATGGGCGCAACGCTATTAACAATTGCTAAGGACGTAAAGATTCAAGTCGAATTTAATCCCGCTAAAGTTCAAGCGTACCGTTTAATTGGGTATGAAAACCGGCTGCTACAAAGTCAAGATTTCAATGATGACAAAAAAGATGCGGGAGAGTTGGGCGCAGGGCATTCGGTAACAGCGTTATATGAAATTATTCCGACTGGGGTAAAAAGTGATATCCAATTACCGGCTGTTGATGACTTGCGATATCAACAAAAAAGTAATGTAGAACCGGCTGCTTATAAAAGTGATGAACTGATGCTAGTTAAATTACGTTACAAAGCGCCTAAAGCGGAAACTTCCCAGCTAATCTCACAGCCATTAGTTGACCGAGGCGTCAAATTAGAGAATGCCTCAAATAACTTGAAATTTTCTGCAGCAGTTGCCTCATTTGGTATGGTTTTGCGGGATTCTCAATACAAAGGAACGGCAAATTTTGATCAAGTTTTAAGTCTTGCCAAGCAATCGAAGGGTACAGACTTGGAAGGCTATCGAACCGAATTTATCCGTTTAGTTGAAAAGAGCAAATCTCTAGCTGGAAAATAA
- a CDS encoding P-loop NTPase family protein, producing MVAQLETAVLNSPGRIPYTVEGLIQVFTGSHRSFFTSVMAQALRISGQGTPVLVVQFLKGGIGQGHEHPMRLGQKLDWIRCDLPRCIDTPQLDEAETQSLRKLWLHTQQVVLAGNYDLVVLDELSLAMNFGLIPEADVLAFLDKRPRHVDIILTGPEMPVAVLEVADQITEIRRSHRP from the coding sequence ATGGTCGCACAGCTAGAAACCGCAGTTCTCAATTCTCCTGGTCGCATCCCTTATACCGTGGAAGGACTGATCCAAGTCTTCACCGGCAGCCACCGCAGCTTTTTTACCAGCGTCATGGCGCAAGCACTCAGAATTTCCGGGCAGGGGACGCCGGTGTTGGTGGTGCAATTTCTTAAAGGAGGAATTGGCCAAGGTCACGAACATCCGATGCGGCTAGGGCAGAAATTAGACTGGATTCGCTGTGATTTGCCACGCTGCATCGATACCCCTCAGCTTGACGAAGCAGAAACTCAATCGCTGCGTAAGCTGTGGCTGCATACCCAGCAAGTGGTGTTGGCCGGCAATTATGACCTCGTGGTTCTGGATGAACTGAGTTTGGCGATGAATTTTGGCTTGATTCCAGAGGCGGATGTCCTGGCATTTCTTGACAAACGTCCTCGTCATGTGGATATTATTTTGACCGGCCCAGAGATGCCGGTGGCCGTTTTGGAAGTAGCCGATCAAATTACAGAAATTCGCCGCAGTCACCGACCGTAG